The nucleotide window CGAGTTCCGCATCATGATGGTCGGGATATTCCTTGAGGGCCACGGTCTGCTCGGCGAGCGGGGGAGATCGGCCAGCGCGCATGAGTGGCGCCCGGCGAGACACGGAGTATTGTCCGTCGCCAGAGGCTTGGCAAGCGAACGATCCGGTGAACGCCCGGACTCAGCGAAAGCGCAGGCGCACTACGCGCTCGATGCCATCGACATCCGTGGCGACCGCAGTCACCGTGTTGCCGATGATGAACGGGTGCCCGTTATACGTGTCGATCGCGCGTGGCCATTCCGCGATGGCAATCAAGCGGCCCGCGGCATCGTACACATCGGCTTCACGCGGGCGACCTTCGGCCACGGCGCGCTCCACCCACAGTCGCCCGTCTTTGGCGTAGGTCAGTCCAACGATCGGCGCTTTGGTCGCTGGCACACCGAACGGCAGATCCGGCTTCGCCTCCTCAAGCGTGCTGTCGGCCTTGGCGCGTTCCTTCGCCGACAGCGGCACGGCGGGAATCGTGCGCGCCACGGTCCGCACGCGCTTGCCGCTCGTATCGTAGATGTGCACCTCATAGCGCGAGGTCACCGACTCCGCACGCACGCCACCCGGGCCGTACGCGCGAATCCATTGCGGTCCGAACGGCTGCCAGTAATACCGTTGCGACGTACCCATCTGATTGCCCTTCGCATCCTTCTGCACCGTCGTGACCTTGTGCATACCAGCGAACGAGCCCGGTGGAACGGCGAGCGTGTCGCTGCCCGCGATCGCACCGTTGGCGCTGCGCCGCACGCGTATCGGACGGAAGCTCGCCATTGCCTGGTCGAACCAGATCGTCTCGTCCACCATCGAACCATCAGACTCGAACGTGATTGGCAGCCGACTGCCGCCTGTGAACGACTGGAGCGGCATGGTCTTCGTACTAACCGCCGGCGTGGCCGTCGCATCGATGCCGAGCATGCGCGCGTTGCCCTCGTCTCGCGCCCAGAGCAGACGATCGGGGCCAAAGCCGATTGGTCCGAGCCGTTTGAACTCCAGCGGGCCAGAACCGGAGCGACCGATGCGGGCGATCGATGCGCCCGTTGGCGAGAAGACGCGGATCTGCAGATCCTGAGCGTCGGCGACGAACACGCGCCCCGCGGCATCGACGGCCAAGCCGCCAATCCGGCCGAACGTGGCGTCGTCGGCCTCGGCGCCGCCGATCGTCATCTCGATCGCCCCGTGCCAACGTGGTGGCGCACTCTGCGCATCGACGCGGACGGTGTTGATCAACAATGCCGAGAACAGGGCCAAGGCGGGAGCGGATACGAAGCGATTGTTGGACATTGGACCGGATTAAGAACAGCTGAACGCCGCCTGCGACGAAGCCGCTATGGTAGCGCGCCGACCGGCGTGGCCGCAACATGCGGCTCCCACTGCTGGATCGTCACCCGCAGCCGCCACGCCGCATTGTCGGCGGCCGGCGACTCCGGATCGAGCGTGGCCTGCGTGACCACAAAACCCGGCAGCGATGCCATCTTGCCGCTGGGGAGGCGCTTGTGCCACGAACCGTCGTTCAACGGTACGTCATCGGTATAACGCCCGTCGGAGGCACGACCGTACACACGCATTGGATCGAGTCGCAGGCTGGCCCCGCTGAGGCGACGGTCTACGGTGATCGCCGACAGCCAAGAGCGGCCCGCGTACTCCATGACCACGCCGACCTGCACCTGTCGCGTCGTCTCGCGCGAGGCCGTCAGACGCGCAATGAAGTTCGTGGCCACCTGACGGCGCAGGGATGCCAGCACGACCGGCTGCGTGAGTTGAACGGTACCGTCGTCTCCCGTCACCAGCTCCTCGCCAGCAGACGGCGATTGCCAGTCGGCGGCGGTGCCAAGGATCACGCGAAGCGGCACGCCAGTGGCGAGCGACTTGTCGGGATGGAGGACGGTGATCTGCACATCAAGGCTCACCGGTCGTGTAATCGGAATCTGAGTCACAATGAAAGCTACTCGACCGCAGGCGGTCGCAGGCGATACTTTGTGCTTGCGCGCACACTTTCCCCACAGCTCGGCTCCATGATCCGATTCGCCACGCGGTTGCTGTCGCTGGCCGCACTGCTCGTCGGGACTTGGGCGTGCACCAGTCCGCCGGACGCCAGGCCGGTGACTAGACCGCCACTTCGCTGGGGCGGCGATGCGGAAGGTGGCGCGCCCTTCGTGGAGGCCGATGCGGCTGATCCCACCCGTGTGCGCGGCTTTGACGTCGAGATCGCCGCGATGATCGCGCAGGGCCTCGGGCGCAAACCAGAGTTCGTGCAGGTCGCCTGGGCATCGATCGAGCAGTCGGTCGCCCGCGGCGACTTCACGATCGGCATGTCCGGTCTCGAAGATCGACCTGCGCTGCACGAACGCTTTGCCGTATCGCTGCCGTACTACGAGTTCCGTGAAGTACTCGCCGTGCGCGCGGCCGACAGTGCGCGCTTCCACACACTCGCTGACCTGGGTGGTCGTCGTGTGGCCACGCTTGGCTCCACGATGGCATGGGAGATGGTGCTCGCCGCCAAGATCGCGCACGGCGTGCTGCCGGTGTCGTACGATGACGACGTGCATCCGTACACGGATCTGGTGAGCGGACGCGTCGATGCCGTGTTGCTCGACCACGTGCTGGCCGAACGCTCGCTGCGCCGGATCGGCGGCTTCGTGATTCAGCCGGCGGCATTGGCCCGCGGACACTACGTCGCCGTGCTGGCCGCCGGCGACAGTGTGCTTCGCGACTCGGTGAACGCGACGCTGCGGGCTCGCATGCGTGACGGCGCACTCGAGCGGGTATTCCGGTCGTGGGATGTGTGGAATGCGAGCCAATCCGAGTTTCAGCAGCGGGTGTTACAGGACTCCGTGGCGGCCCGCGACGCGTCTGCCGCCACACGTGGCACCACCACCTCGATCGCGACCTATCTCCCGGCGCTACTGCGGGCCGCCATGATCACCCTGGCGCTCTCGGTGCTCGCGATGACGCTCGCCATCGTGATCGGCATCGGGCTCGCCGCCGGTCGCGTGTACGGATCACGGCCGCTGCGCATCCTGCTCACGGCATACGTGGAAATCATCCGTGGCACGCCGGTACTCCTGCAGCTGTTTGTGTTGTACTACGGACTATCGGACGTCGTTCGACTCCCCGCCTTCGCCGCCGCCGTGATCGGGCTCGGCCTCAACTACGCGGCCTACGAATCCGAGATCTACCGGGCCGCGCTCGAAGCCATCCCCACCCTGCAGCTCGAAGCGGCGCGCACACTGGGTCTCTCCGAGGTGCAGATCCTGCGTCTGGTACGCGGGCCACAGGCGCTTCGACTCGCGCTGGCCCCGATGACCAACGATTTCGTCGCATTGCTCAAGGATTCATCGCTGGTCTCGGTCATCACCGTCGTCGAACTCACCAAGCAAACCGCCATTTACGCGACGAACGCCGGCAGCTGGGCGATCCCCGGCGCGCTGTGCGCCATCGTGTATCTGTCCATGTCGCTGCCGTTGTCGCGCATGGCCCGCCGACTCGAGCAGCGGTGGACCCTGTCATGACGCCATCATGAGCCACGACGCCGCATTGCGTGTACGCGCGCTGCACGCCGCCCGTGGCGAACAGGCCATCCTGCGCGGACTCGACCTCGACGTCGCCGCCGGAGAAGTGTGCGCGGTCATGGGCGTGTCGGGTGCCGGGAAGACCACGGTGTTGCGAGTCGTCGCCGCGCTGCAGCCGTTCTCCGCAGGCACCGTAGAGATTGGAAGCGTCGCGCTCCAACCCGGCGCCCTACCGCCAGAGTCGCGGCTCCGCGCGCTGCGTCGTCGCGTGGGCGTTGTCTTCCAGAGCCACGCGCTATTCGAGCATCTCACGGCGATCGAGAACGTGATGCTGGCGCCGATCCACGCGCTCGGACAATCGCGCGCCGAGGCCAAGGACACGGCCACGCGCTTGCTCGAATCGCTCGGCGTGTCCGCACGCGCGCACGCGTATCCACGGCAACTCTCGGGCGGCGAAGCACAACGCGTAGCGATCGCCCGAGCGCTCGCCCCCGATCCACAGTTGCTCCTGATGGACGAGCCCACGTCCGCCCTCGATCCCGCCCGCCGCGCGGCGCTCGGCGAGTCGGTTCGTGCGCTCGCCGCTCAAGCGCGCGGCTTGCTGATCGTGACGCATGACGCCGAGTTCGCGCGTAGCTTCGCCGATCGTGTCGTGGTGCTGTCGCACGGCACCATCGCCGAACAGGGTCCGGCGCGCGAGGTGCTCCCGTAGCGCACAGTCGGGCATGCTTGCGTTTCGGCAAGATTGGTGCGTGTTCCGTTGAGTGGGCAGGCTATGCACCACGTCTTTTCTTCAAATTCAGTAGAGGTACGGCATATCATGTCAACCATGATTCGCACACGCATGCGCACACGCGGCTTCATCTCCGCTGTCACGCTTTCTGTCGCCTTGGCACTCACCGCCTGCGCGCCGAAAGATGCCGACATCAAGGCCGCCGCGGATACGGCGATCGTCGGCGTATCCGGCGTGTCGGTCGCGGTGACCAACGGCGTCGCCACGATTTCCGGCCAGTTCGCCGACGAAGCAACACGCACATCGACCACCGCCAAGGTGGCAGCGGTGAAGGGCGTCAAGTCGGTGGCCGACAGCTCCACCATCGCGCCGCCGCCGGTTGTGATTTCGCCCGACGATGCGCTGCTGACCAGTGTCGCCGCCGCCCTCGCCGCGTTCCCGACGCTCTCGGCGACGGTCAGCGACGGTGTGGTGACGCTGAACGGCGAGATCAAGCGATCTGATCTGCCTATGGCGATGCAGGCCCTCTCCGCGCTCAACCCGAAGAAGATCGACAACAAGGCCACGGTGAAGAAATGACCCTCGAAGCCAAGTACGCAGAGCTCATCAACGCCGTGAATAGCGGTGGCGCGACGAACGTCGCCGTGCGGACACAGGACAACGTGCTCTACATCGATGGCGTCGTTCCGACCGGCGAGGCGAAAGACGCGGCGTGGGGGATCTACGACACGATCGACCCCGACTTTCGCAGTGGTGATCTCGTGCTCAACCTCGACGTGTCACCCGCCGCACCGTCCACGCGGCTCAAGGTCACGACGGAGAGCTCAAACCTGAACATCCGCAAAGGACCAGGCACCGATCAGCCGATCATCGGCAAAGCGGCGCACCATTCCGAAGTGACGTTGCTTAGCAAGTACAATGGCGAATGGGCGCTCGTCCGCTCAGCGAACGGTGAAGAAGGGTACTGCTCGCTGAAATACCTGACGGCGATCTAGTCGCGCATGGGGACTGCCGCCGGCTGCCGTCGTGGCGTCGGCGGCATTCCCGGTCGGATCCGTGTGCTGTTGGGATCACTCTCATTCCACACGCAACGATGCCGATCGCCTGGCGCCACGCGATTGAATACCGCTTCGCTCACCACGCAGGTGGAACGGTCGCCGGCCACGAGCAGGTTCGTTCCCTGTTTCTCCATCACCGGCTTCGACGCGTACACCGTCCTGCCCCCCAGTGGGATGCACGAGGCGGTGCAGAGCACGACAAGCAAACCAAGCACCGTCCTTGCGCGCATTCTCACGCTCCGGGTCGCGTCACGATTCGCGCGGCGCCGTGAATCCCTGCACCAGCGCACCGAGCGCAATACCACCGATCGCATACCCCAATTCCCAGCTACCGGCGCCAAGCCCCGCGATCGCCGGTCCCGGACACACGCCGGTGATGCCCCATCCGATGCCGAAGATCGCCGCGCCGATGATCGTCGATCGATCCATCACCGACTCGTGCGCGCCGAACGTGCCGCCCAACAGCGGCCGCCGCAACAGCTGCGGTACGAAGCGATAGGCCAGGAACGTGACCACCACCGCACCGCCCAGCACCAGCATCAGTCCCATGTCCTGAAAACGGAGGAAGCTGAGCACGACGCGCGGTTGAATCATCGTGGAAAACGCGAGGCCGAATCCGAAGAGGGCACCGGCGCCGAGCGCAGACTTGAGCATCGTGTCAGCTCCCACCAAGGCGCGCCATGGCATTCGCCGTGATGAACGCCGTCGCCATGAACGTCAGGACCGCCAGCAAGGACGGCAGCTTGAGCGACGCCAGGCCGCAGATGCCATGCCCCGACGTACAGCCGCGTGACAACCGCGCGCCGTACCCTACCAGCACACCGCCGATCGCGAGCTGCCAGGGCGGAATCGACACCGCCACGCGCTCTCCGTGTCCGAGCAGCAGCCACCACACGAACGCGCCGACGATCAGCCCCGCCGCGTACGCCAGACGCCACGCTCGGCTGTTCACCAAGCGGGGCTGCTGAAAGAACGGCCGCCGTACGACGTATGACCACGTCGACGAATACACGGAGCTCATTCCGCCGATCAGGCCGGTCAGCGCGAACAGCACGCTGACCCCGAGACCGATGGTGAGGCCACCAGCGAGATAGTGGGTCCAGCCCTGCGGAAACGGTGTCATGGTAGCCAAGTGCTCTGGGCGGAAGCGGGAAGAGATGGCGTGTTGGCAGCGGTGACGCTACACTCGGGCAGCGGACGCCAGGCCGCCGAGTGAACGCCTACGACTCCTACCGAGTGCCGATCATGGGATGGTTCTCACGCACACCGAAGATCAGCAAGCCCGTTCCGGTGTTTCATGCCGCGGCGCCAGTCCGCTACCCGAACACGATGATCGAGATTCGCCCGTCCGCGCAAACCTTGCCGGGCGGCGGAAACTATACCGATACCGTCTACCGGCACCTCATGGAGATCGAATCCACGACGGTCGGCGCGGCCCTGTTTGCGGAACTCGCACGACTCGGGAAAACGCAAACCATTCTGTATGCCGGACCGAACAGTAATCAGGCTGCAGGCGGACTCGGCGGTTACAAGAAGCTGCGAAAGGCGCACGACCAAGGGGACAAGGTCGCATTCGCGGCCGAACTGGCGGCGACGTTGCTGGCCTGTCCGCACGACAAGCAGTGGCTCGCCAGGCAGCTCTACGAGACCCCGATCCATACGTGGACCGGAGCGGTTTTACCAAGTCCGTTCCGCAATCCGAGGCGTGTCGCGCCGCCGGTCTTGCCGGGCGGGGCGAAGCCGGTGCCGCCCACCCCGATCCAGCTCGCCGTCGCGAACATCGACTCGTGGCTCGCTGGGACGACGATTCCGGACGTGGATCAGATGGACGTCCTGGCGACCGTATTGCAGACGTGGCTGCGCTCCGGCAACGGCTGCGGCACGCGCATCAATTATGATCCGCACAAGGATTCGGCCGGCGGTCTGCCCCGTCCGCCGCACGCCGCCCTCTTTCACGAGCTCGTGCACGCATACTACAACGCGTGCGGCGACCAACTCGGTCGCGAAGACAGCTCGATCGAGTCCGCTGGCGGCCGACTCTTCGAACTGATGTCCGTCGGGCTGGTACCATTCGATACCCGGCCATTCACCGAAAACAAGTTCCGCGCGGAATGGCCCGGTGGCTGCGCCCCACGCGCCAAGTACCCCTGACACAGGATCGGCGAATGCGACGTCGACGAGGAGTGCTGACCGTACGCTCGGCGCTCTTTGCCGCGATGTGCGCGGCGCTGTACACCGCGACGGCGGCGGCGCAAAGCACGGTACCGACTCGGCCGGACAGCACAACGTCGAGTCGGGCGACCGTGTACGGCATCGTGAACGACAGCATCGCCGCTCGTCCACTTGCCGGCGCCGTTGTTCAACTCGTGACCACTGACACGCTCGCCAACTTCGGACGCACGATCGTCTCCGACTCCACGGGTCGATTCACCTTCGACGACGTGCCGGCCGGACGCTACACGCTCGGATTTTTCCATCCGATGCTCGACTCGGTCGGACTCGACCCGATGCTACGTAGCGTCGCCGTAACCGGCGTGGGCGCCGTCCGCGCCGATCTGGCCGTGCCCTCGCCCGCGACGCTACGGACCGCCATCTGCGGCGCGCCGAACGCGCAGGGCACCGGTGGCGTGTTGATCGGCTCCGTGCACGCGGCGCTCGGACGTGCACCGGCCGCCGGCGTGACGGTGATCGCCGAGTGGATCGAACTCACGTTTGGCGCAGGGGGCATGACGCGACGCATGCCACGCCGCACGGCGATCACCCGCGAAAACGGCTGGTTCTCCCTCTGCAACGTGCCGGGCCCTGGCCTGCTGATGCTCATGGCCACGCGCGGGGCCGACAGCACCGCGATGGTCGAAGTGCAGATGCCTGCCGCCGGCTTTCAGCGGCGTGAGTTGTACCTCGGTCCCGCCCGCGTGGCCGCCGGTGCCGACAGCACGCGCCGCGTGCATGTGGGGGAGGGTCGCTTGAGCGGAATCGTGGGTACCACGACCGACGGCCGTCCGCTGTCCGGCGCGCAAATCAGTATCGTCGACGGGCCGCAGACGCGTTCCAACGCCCGCGGCGAGTGGACACTCACCGACGCGCCACCGGGCACGCGCATGCTGGAAGTCCGCGCCGTGGGCTACTATCCCGAGCGCCGCGCGGTGGACATCGTCGATAGCGTGGCGCCGCTGCGTGTCGCTCTGGCGACCTTCAAGTCGGTGCTCGACACCATGAAGATCAGCGCCGCGCGTACCGTCGACCAGAATCTGGTCGGCTTTCAGGAGCGTCGCCGCTCGAGCATGGGCCGCTTTCTCACGCCCCGTGACATCGCCGTGCGGCAGCCCTTTACCACGTCGGAGATTTTCCGCGCGGTCCCCGGACTCTTTCTCGACCGTACGATGGACGCCGAGGAGAAGGTGATGATGCGCGGCCTGTTCGCAGATCGCTGCGAACCCGCGATCTACATCAACGGCCAGTGGATGAACGCCCTCACCTCAGGCGACCTGGACGGCTTCATCCGGCCGAATGACATCGCGGGTATCGAGGTGTATG belongs to Gemmatimonas sp. and includes:
- a CDS encoding DUF6691 family protein; this translates as MLKSALGAGALFGFGLAFSTMIQPRVVLSFLRFQDMGLMLVLGGAVVVTFLAYRFVPQLLRRPLLGGTFGAHESVMDRSTIIGAAIFGIGWGITGVCPGPAIAGLGAGSWELGYAIGGIALGALVQGFTAPRES
- a CDS encoding ATP-binding cassette domain-containing protein, with the translated sequence MSHDAALRVRALHAARGEQAILRGLDLDVAAGEVCAVMGVSGAGKTTVLRVVAALQPFSAGTVEIGSVALQPGALPPESRLRALRRRVGVVFQSHALFEHLTAIENVMLAPIHALGQSRAEAKDTATRLLESLGVSARAHAYPRQLSGGEAQRVAIARALAPDPQLLLMDEPTSALDPARRAALGESVRALAAQARGLLIVTHDAEFARSFADRVVVLSHGTIAEQGPAREVLP
- a CDS encoding SH3 domain-containing protein, with translation MTLEAKYAELINAVNSGGATNVAVRTQDNVLYIDGVVPTGEAKDAAWGIYDTIDPDFRSGDLVLNLDVSPAAPSTRLKVTTESSNLNIRKGPGTDQPIIGKAAHHSEVTLLSKYNGEWALVRSANGEEGYCSLKYLTAI
- a CDS encoding BON domain-containing protein, with the protein product MIRTRMRTRGFISAVTLSVALALTACAPKDADIKAAADTAIVGVSGVSVAVTNGVATISGQFADEATRTSTTAKVAAVKGVKSVADSSTIAPPPVVISPDDALLTSVAAALAAFPTLSATVSDGVVTLNGEIKRSDLPMAMQALSALNPKKIDNKATVKK
- a CDS encoding YeeE/YedE thiosulfate transporter family protein translates to MTPFPQGWTHYLAGGLTIGLGVSVLFALTGLIGGMSSVYSSTWSYVVRRPFFQQPRLVNSRAWRLAYAAGLIVGAFVWWLLLGHGERVAVSIPPWQLAIGGVLVGYGARLSRGCTSGHGICGLASLKLPSLLAVLTFMATAFITANAMARLGGS
- a CDS encoding carboxypeptidase-like regulatory domain-containing protein, which produces MRRRRGVLTVRSALFAAMCAALYTATAAAQSTVPTRPDSTTSSRATVYGIVNDSIAARPLAGAVVQLVTTDTLANFGRTIVSDSTGRFTFDDVPAGRYTLGFFHPMLDSVGLDPMLRSVAVTGVGAVRADLAVPSPATLRTAICGAPNAQGTGGVLIGSVHAALGRAPAAGVTVIAEWIELTFGAGGMTRRMPRRTAITRENGWFSLCNVPGPGLLMLMATRGADSTAMVEVQMPAAGFQRRELYLGPARVAAGADSTRRVHVGEGRLSGIVGTTTDGRPLSGAQISIVDGPQTRSNARGEWTLTDAPPGTRMLEVRAVGYYPERRAVDIVDSVAPLRVALATFKSVLDTMKISAARTVDQNLVGFQERRRSSMGRFLTPRDIAVRQPFTTSEIFRAVPGLFLDRTMDAEEKVMMRGLFADRCEPAIYINGQWMNALTSGDLDGFIRPNDIAGIEVYAAGQVPAQFQPGLGGCGSLVFWTK
- a CDS encoding M91 family zinc metallopeptidase; amino-acid sequence: MGWFSRTPKISKPVPVFHAAAPVRYPNTMIEIRPSAQTLPGGGNYTDTVYRHLMEIESTTVGAALFAELARLGKTQTILYAGPNSNQAAGGLGGYKKLRKAHDQGDKVAFAAELAATLLACPHDKQWLARQLYETPIHTWTGAVLPSPFRNPRRVAPPVLPGGAKPVPPTPIQLAVANIDSWLAGTTIPDVDQMDVLATVLQTWLRSGNGCGTRINYDPHKDSAGGLPRPPHAALFHELVHAYYNACGDQLGREDSSIESAGGRLFELMSVGLVPFDTRPFTENKFRAEWPGGCAPRAKYP
- a CDS encoding ABC transporter substrate-binding protein/permease; the encoded protein is MIRFATRLLSLAALLVGTWACTSPPDARPVTRPPLRWGGDAEGGAPFVEADAADPTRVRGFDVEIAAMIAQGLGRKPEFVQVAWASIEQSVARGDFTIGMSGLEDRPALHERFAVSLPYYEFREVLAVRAADSARFHTLADLGGRRVATLGSTMAWEMVLAAKIAHGVLPVSYDDDVHPYTDLVSGRVDAVLLDHVLAERSLRRIGGFVIQPAALARGHYVAVLAAGDSVLRDSVNATLRARMRDGALERVFRSWDVWNASQSEFQQRVLQDSVAARDASAATRGTTTSIATYLPALLRAAMITLALSVLAMTLAIVIGIGLAAGRVYGSRPLRILLTAYVEIIRGTPVLLQLFVLYYGLSDVVRLPAFAAAVIGLGLNYAAYESEIYRAALEAIPTLQLEAARTLGLSEVQILRLVRGPQALRLALAPMTNDFVALLKDSSLVSVITVVELTKQTAIYATNAGSWAIPGALCAIVYLSMSLPLSRMARRLEQRWTLS